A window from Sceloporus undulatus isolate JIND9_A2432 ecotype Alabama chromosome 8, SceUnd_v1.1, whole genome shotgun sequence encodes these proteins:
- the ENKD1 gene encoding enkurin domain-containing protein 1 isoform X1, whose translation MIGLAVLQGHLPSCHCYRRRRSSAAKTYIREFWQFLVAEIAMSEGPSRITGPIPPDPTLCPDYYMRPLSARGRLEGNSLKLDLLPGPIPPEYSLYPTCHSARLFHPPPRIKPNAKEILEIGQKGTVGALLHLDGVSFCQEWTRRCRDHKDYEKENLKRMREIQRKCREKEQARELNQPKPVKALWKSQKYENVESKVKARLQEGPIHPNPEAQKYLRAYSRCGTGFHPRRSMSPNRTQSRATVDTAAAPEAQNNSTKVQESSKEVDFVSHNAQNAKRAQMRRSRSLQSLTELLEQKRKEQEEYNIKQKGHVPRYLIERKEHWRKEAEERQRNMPDPAMPPGHAMMPENQRLETLNNLKQSQKQLLKDLLLLPVRVDTLSVQNRRLALEKKLSQIEEALKIFSRSKVFIKLDS comes from the exons ATGATAGGCCTTGCAGTCCTTCAAGGG CATCTTCCCAGCTGTCATTGCTATAGAAGGAGGAGAAGTTCTGCTGCAAAGACCTACATAAGAGAATTCTGGCAATTTTTGGTTGCTGAGATTGCAATGTCAGAGGGGCCCTCCAGGATCACAGGACCAATTCCCCCAGACCCCACTCTGTGTCCGGATTACTATATGCGCCCTCTGTCAG CCAGAGGGAGGCTGGAAGGGAACTCTCTGAAGCTAGACCTGCTCCCTGGCCCCATTCCTCCAGAGTACAGCCTTTACCCTACGTGTCACAGTGCTCGTCTCTTCCACCCTCCTCCACGAATTAAACCCAATGCCAAGGAAATTCTGGAGATAGGCCAGAAGGGCACGGTGGGTGCTTTGCTGCATctggatggagtctccttctgtcaGGAGTGGACACGAAGAT GCAGAGATCACAAGGACTATGAGAAGGAGAATCTGAAGCGCATGAGGGAGATTCAGAGGAAGTGTCGAGAGAAGGAGCAGGCTAGGGAGCTCAACCAGCCCAAGCCTGTGAAAGCCCTCTGGAAGTCCCAGAAGTATGAGAATGTGGAGTCCAAAGTGAAGGCCCGGTTGCAG GAGGGTCCTATTCATCCAAATCCAGAAGCACAAAAGTATCTGAGAGCGTATTCTCGCTGTGGCACAGGATTTCACCCACGTAGGTCAATGTCGCCAAACCGTACCCAGTCAAGGGCAACAGTTGATACAGCAGCTGCACCAGAAGCACAAAACAACAGTACCAAG GTCCAGGAAAGCAGCAAAGAGGTGGACTTTGTCAGCCACAATGCCCAGAATGCTAAACGAGCTCAGATGCGGCGTTCACGCTCTTTACAGTCGCTGACTGAATTGCTGGAGCAGAAGCGTAAGGAGCAGGAAGAATACAATATCAAGCAGAAGGGCCATGTCCCACGCTA CCTGATTGAGAGGAAAGAGCACTGGCGCAAGGAGGCAGAAGAGCGCCAGCGCAACATGCCTGACCCAGCTATGCCTCCAGGCCATGCCATGATGCCAGAGAACCAGCGGCTGGAAACACTCAACAACCTGAAACAGA GCCAAAAGCAGCTCCTGAAAGACCTTTTGCTGCTTCCAGTGCGAGTTGACACTCTGAGCGTCCAAAACCGACGTCTTGCTCTGGAGAAGAAGCTGTCACAGATTGAGGAGGCACTCAAGATATTCTCCCGGTCCAAAGTCTTCATTAAGCTGGATTCTTAG
- the ENKD1 gene encoding enkurin domain-containing protein 1 isoform X2: protein MSEGPSRITGPIPPDPTLCPDYYMRPLSARGRLEGNSLKLDLLPGPIPPEYSLYPTCHSARLFHPPPRIKPNAKEILEIGQKGTVGALLHLDGVSFCQEWTRRCRDHKDYEKENLKRMREIQRKCREKEQARELNQPKPVKALWKSQKYENVESKVKARLQEGPIHPNPEAQKYLRAYSRCGTGFHPRRSMSPNRTQSRATVDTAAAPEAQNNSTKVQESSKEVDFVSHNAQNAKRAQMRRSRSLQSLTELLEQKRKEQEEYNIKQKGHVPRYLIERKEHWRKEAEERQRNMPDPAMPPGHAMMPENQRLETLNNLKQSQKQLLKDLLLLPVRVDTLSVQNRRLALEKKLSQIEEALKIFSRSKVFIKLDS from the exons ATGTCAGAGGGGCCCTCCAGGATCACAGGACCAATTCCCCCAGACCCCACTCTGTGTCCGGATTACTATATGCGCCCTCTGTCAG CCAGAGGGAGGCTGGAAGGGAACTCTCTGAAGCTAGACCTGCTCCCTGGCCCCATTCCTCCAGAGTACAGCCTTTACCCTACGTGTCACAGTGCTCGTCTCTTCCACCCTCCTCCACGAATTAAACCCAATGCCAAGGAAATTCTGGAGATAGGCCAGAAGGGCACGGTGGGTGCTTTGCTGCATctggatggagtctccttctgtcaGGAGTGGACACGAAGAT GCAGAGATCACAAGGACTATGAGAAGGAGAATCTGAAGCGCATGAGGGAGATTCAGAGGAAGTGTCGAGAGAAGGAGCAGGCTAGGGAGCTCAACCAGCCCAAGCCTGTGAAAGCCCTCTGGAAGTCCCAGAAGTATGAGAATGTGGAGTCCAAAGTGAAGGCCCGGTTGCAG GAGGGTCCTATTCATCCAAATCCAGAAGCACAAAAGTATCTGAGAGCGTATTCTCGCTGTGGCACAGGATTTCACCCACGTAGGTCAATGTCGCCAAACCGTACCCAGTCAAGGGCAACAGTTGATACAGCAGCTGCACCAGAAGCACAAAACAACAGTACCAAG GTCCAGGAAAGCAGCAAAGAGGTGGACTTTGTCAGCCACAATGCCCAGAATGCTAAACGAGCTCAGATGCGGCGTTCACGCTCTTTACAGTCGCTGACTGAATTGCTGGAGCAGAAGCGTAAGGAGCAGGAAGAATACAATATCAAGCAGAAGGGCCATGTCCCACGCTA CCTGATTGAGAGGAAAGAGCACTGGCGCAAGGAGGCAGAAGAGCGCCAGCGCAACATGCCTGACCCAGCTATGCCTCCAGGCCATGCCATGATGCCAGAGAACCAGCGGCTGGAAACACTCAACAACCTGAAACAGA GCCAAAAGCAGCTCCTGAAAGACCTTTTGCTGCTTCCAGTGCGAGTTGACACTCTGAGCGTCCAAAACCGACGTCTTGCTCTGGAGAAGAAGCTGTCACAGATTGAGGAGGCACTCAAGATATTCTCCCGGTCCAAAGTCTTCATTAAGCTGGATTCTTAG
- the PARD6A gene encoding partitioning defective 6 homolog alpha isoform X1, with protein MAKHHRTPARASEPVIEVKSKFDAEYRRFAMKRSAVGGFQEFYQLIQRVHQIPCVDVLLGYTDIHGDLLPINNDDNYHKALSSANPLLRIIIQKRAEADTSVFASNSLQRKKKGLLRPVHQRAKPHLLIGMPQDFRQISSIIDVDILPETHRRVRLHKHGSNKPLGFYIRDGVSVRVAPHGVEKVPGIFISRLVKGGLAESTGLLAVNDEILEVNGIDVAGKSLDQVTDMMVANSHNLIITVKPANQRNNVIRSSKASGSSGVSTDSTPSQQTPSPASQYLSNCSTAEGESDEEGDLVIESDLPASCPNGGLLESLQHSLSLYSSQGSLPSLNSHSGSGSPIRGSRAGSLREDGTVFTL; from the exons TTTGATGCCGAGTACCGTCGCTTTGCCATGAAGCGCTCTGCTGTAGGTGGCTTCCAGGAATTCTACCAGCTGATTCAGAGAGTCCACCAGATCCCCTGCGTGGATGTCCTTCTTGGATACACAGACATCCATGGTGACCTGCTGCCCATCAACAATGACGACAATTACCACAAGGCACTGTCATCGGCCAATCCTTTGCTCCGGATCATCATCCAGAAACGAG CAGAAGCCGACACCAGCGTCTTTGCCTCTAACTCTCTGCAGCGGAAGAAAAAGGGGCTCCTCCGTCCAGTGCACCAGCGGGCCAAGCCCCACTTGCTGATTGGAATGCCCCAGGACTTCCGCCAGATCTCCTCCATCATTGATGTGGACATCCTACCAGAGACCCATCGGCGCGTGAGGCTACATAAGCATGGGTCAAATAAACCACTGGGCTTCTACATACGGGATGGAGTCAGTGTGCGGGTGGCCCCCCATGGGGTTGAGAAGGTGCCTGGCATCTTTATCTCTCGCTTGGTTAAAGGGGGTCTGGCAGAGAGCACTGGGCTTTTAGCTGTGAATGATGAGATCCTCGAAGTCAACGGCATTGATGTGGCGGGAAAGTCCCTGGACCAGGTCACGGACATGATGGTGGCCAACAGCCACAATCTCATCATCACCGTCAAGCCGGCCAACCAGCGCAACAATGTAATCCGCAGCAGCAAAGCGTCTGGCAGCTCTGGCGTGTCCACGGACAGTACTCCCAGCCAGCAGACACCCAGCCCGGCCTCCCAGTACCTGAGTAACTGCAGCACAGCAGAGGGGGAAAGCGATGAAGAGGGTGACCTGGTGATTGAGAGCGATTTGCCTGCCAGTTGCCCCAATGGTGGTCTCCTTGAGAGCCTGCAACACAGCCTGTCTCTGTATAGCTCTCAGGGCTCACTGCCCTCACTGAACAGTCACAGCGGTAGTGGCAGCCCCATTCGGGGCAGCCGAGCAGGAAGCCTCCGGGAGGATGGCACGGTCTTCACGCTATAG
- the PARD6A gene encoding partitioning defective 6 homolog alpha isoform X2, which produces MAKHHRTPARASEPVIEVKSKFDAEYRRFAMKRSAVGGFQEFYQLIQRVHQIPCVDVLLGYTDIHGDLLPINNDDNYHKALSSANPLLRIIIQKREADTSVFASNSLQRKKKGLLRPVHQRAKPHLLIGMPQDFRQISSIIDVDILPETHRRVRLHKHGSNKPLGFYIRDGVSVRVAPHGVEKVPGIFISRLVKGGLAESTGLLAVNDEILEVNGIDVAGKSLDQVTDMMVANSHNLIITVKPANQRNNVIRSSKASGSSGVSTDSTPSQQTPSPASQYLSNCSTAEGESDEEGDLVIESDLPASCPNGGLLESLQHSLSLYSSQGSLPSLNSHSGSGSPIRGSRAGSLREDGTVFTL; this is translated from the exons TTTGATGCCGAGTACCGTCGCTTTGCCATGAAGCGCTCTGCTGTAGGTGGCTTCCAGGAATTCTACCAGCTGATTCAGAGAGTCCACCAGATCCCCTGCGTGGATGTCCTTCTTGGATACACAGACATCCATGGTGACCTGCTGCCCATCAACAATGACGACAATTACCACAAGGCACTGTCATCGGCCAATCCTTTGCTCCGGATCATCATCCAGAAACGAG AAGCCGACACCAGCGTCTTTGCCTCTAACTCTCTGCAGCGGAAGAAAAAGGGGCTCCTCCGTCCAGTGCACCAGCGGGCCAAGCCCCACTTGCTGATTGGAATGCCCCAGGACTTCCGCCAGATCTCCTCCATCATTGATGTGGACATCCTACCAGAGACCCATCGGCGCGTGAGGCTACATAAGCATGGGTCAAATAAACCACTGGGCTTCTACATACGGGATGGAGTCAGTGTGCGGGTGGCCCCCCATGGGGTTGAGAAGGTGCCTGGCATCTTTATCTCTCGCTTGGTTAAAGGGGGTCTGGCAGAGAGCACTGGGCTTTTAGCTGTGAATGATGAGATCCTCGAAGTCAACGGCATTGATGTGGCGGGAAAGTCCCTGGACCAGGTCACGGACATGATGGTGGCCAACAGCCACAATCTCATCATCACCGTCAAGCCGGCCAACCAGCGCAACAATGTAATCCGCAGCAGCAAAGCGTCTGGCAGCTCTGGCGTGTCCACGGACAGTACTCCCAGCCAGCAGACACCCAGCCCGGCCTCCCAGTACCTGAGTAACTGCAGCACAGCAGAGGGGGAAAGCGATGAAGAGGGTGACCTGGTGATTGAGAGCGATTTGCCTGCCAGTTGCCCCAATGGTGGTCTCCTTGAGAGCCTGCAACACAGCCTGTCTCTGTATAGCTCTCAGGGCTCACTGCCCTCACTGAACAGTCACAGCGGTAGTGGCAGCCCCATTCGGGGCAGCCGAGCAGGAAGCCTCCGGGAGGATGGCACGGTCTTCACGCTATAG